Proteins found in one Xyrauchen texanus isolate HMW12.3.18 chromosome 30, RBS_HiC_50CHRs, whole genome shotgun sequence genomic segment:
- the LOC127623843 gene encoding kinase D-interacting substrate of 220 kDa B-like isoform X2 — protein sequence MDTTTSIKMTTLAIQNLFSYVEEENLAAVKTHLDKFKEVDGRSDNGQTPLMLASEQGSLEIVQELIRRGANVNLDDVDCWSALISAAKEGHVEVVKELLENSAYIEHRDMGGWTALTWASYKGRVEVATFLLESEANPNTTGQQYSVYPIIWAAGRGHAEIVKLLLEHGAKVNCSDKYGTTPLIWAARKGHYDCVMHLLENGADVDQEGANSMTALIVAVKGGYTEVVKELLKRNPNVNMTDKDGNTALMIAAKEGYTEIVQDLLDAGTYVNIPDRSGDTVLIGAVRGGHVEIVRALLHKYADIDIRGQENKTALYWAVEKGNATMVRDILQCNPDTETTTKDSETPLIKATKMRNIEIVELLLDKGAKVSAVDKKGDTPLHIAIRGRSRRLAELLLRNPKDGRLLYRPNKAGETPYNIDCSHQKSILTQIFGARHLSPTESDGDMLGYDLYSSALADILSEPTMQPPICVGLYAQWGSGKSFLLKKLEDEMKTFAGQQVEPLFQFSWLVVLLSLMLCGSVALVLGFTVDPKLAIAISLSILALLYVFFVVVYFGSRREGESWNWAWVISTRLARHIGYLELLLKLMFVNPPELPEQTTRALPVRFLFTDYNRLSSVGGETSMAEMIATLSDACEREFGFLATRLFRVFKTEDTQGKNKWKKTCCIPSFVIFLFILACLIMGMALLAVFKVDGQNQTVNAVLVSMASVVGLALVLKCRTWWQVTDSVLNSQRKRLHSAANKMHKLKSEGFMKVLKNEVELMAKMAKTIDGFTQNQTRLVVIIDGLDSCEQDKVLQMLDTVRVLFSKGPFISVFASDPHIIIKAINQNLNSVLRDSNINGHDYMRNIVHLPVFLNSRGLSSAKKMCALPPANGETGNSEGWHEELDRKLSQNSLGEQTKFSSKTTLNRRDTYRRRQMQRSVTRQMSFDLTKLLVTEDWFSDISPQTMRRLLNIVSVTGRLLRANQIHFNWDRLASWINLTEQWPYRTSWLILYLEETDGIPYQTTLKAIYERISKNIPTTKDVEPLLEIDGDARSFEVFLSSRTPVLAARDIRTFLPCTVNLDPKLREIIADVRAAREQVNMSGVTYPTMPLQEGRPVSVYSQQSSACSPTASFNGPYNQPGVSPQPHSAYFSGMVGPQHPFYNRPYFPHHLYQLPRQYAGSSLPAHVLPRPFIKTSYLRDPSNGPGKVPSLKKKQGSASVVSATPSILLGSMSTDVVCERVRLIEGIDQSMMAQYTATIKKANINGRVLSQCNLDELKKEMNMNFGDWQLFRTTVMELRHVESQILHEEAPSEQGSSMAGHVEPCRHTGASVQRGAGNTDSSPMYNFNLSFEELSNVGLDEPPRQANPTWTATTHRTPSMSSLNSQDSSNEICLLTDKQQLEYRNAYQEYISSMAQLEIGMEKPGPHSNSDDKRKDGDQDGRKSVSKRGSSKSATDNTDFASADTLDPITEEDEKVDHGSSKALLGRKTSGEKVSLFQGADLKLKAAADGLRYQKLTSDDEESEESDSTPLLKDGKKPETKASEAGDRSLTKGKDYLSDKKDSSDSGVRSNESSPNHSLQDEEADLSQSERANLIELDEENSTQKRELPSSLSGLQDPAITRMSICSEDQCSLLASSPEESWPSSKSYNLNRIPSNTTINNNTNTQQGNNVRQPTDSSNTTTGSDVIITPGSSTTSTTTQNENIRVVHLKRGLNPGDPPEILNVSSEMVTLGEERESIL from the exons ATGGACACCACAACCTCTATCAAGATGACCACTCTGGCCATCCAAAACCTCTTCAGCTATGTAGAGGAAGAGAACCTGGCAGCTGTAAAAACCCATCTGGACAAATTCAAAGAGGTGGATGGTCGAAGTGAT AATGGACAGACTCCTCTGATGTTGGCCTCagagcagggcagtcttgagataGTTCAAGAGCTCATTCGAAGGGGAGCAAATGTCAACTTGGACGATGTG GACTGCTGGTCTGCTCTGATCTCTGCAGCTAAGGAGGGGCATGTGGAGGTGGTGAAAGAGCTGCTGGAAAACAGTGCTTATATTGAGCACAGAGACATG GGGGGTTGGACCGCCCTTACTTGGGCTTCATATAAAGGCAGAGTTGAAGTAGCCACGTTCCTACTGGAGAGCGAGGCGAACCCAAACACCACTGGACAG CAATACAGTGTGTACCCCATTATCTGGGCAGCCGGTAGAGGTCATGCAGAGATTGTTAAGCTCTTGCTAGAGCATGGAGCCAAAGTCAACTGCTCTGATAAG TATGGCACCACCCCACTAATCTGGGCGGCTAGAAAGGGACACTACGACTGTGTGATGCACCTGTTGGAGAATGGAGCTGATGTTGACCAGGAGGGGGCG AATTCCATGACGGCACTGATAGTGGCTGTGAAGGGAGGTTACACAGAGGTGGTCAAAGAACTTCTGAAGAGGAACCCTAACGTGAACATGACAGATAAGGATGGCAACACAGCCCTGATGATCGCAGCTAAAGAGGGTTATACTGAGATTGTGCAGGACCTGCTAGATGCCGGCACATATGTCAACATCCCTGACAGG AGCGGTGACACAGTGCTGATTGGAGCTGTGAGAGGGGGGCATGTTGAGATTGTGAGAGCACTGCTGCATAAGTATGCAGATATCGACATCAGAGGACAG GAAAATAAGACTGCTCTGTACTGGGCTGTAGAGAAAGGTAATGCAACCATGGTCCGAGATATACTGCAGTGTAATCCGGACACAGAGACAACCACTAAG GATTCTGAGACTCCTTTAATCAAAGCTACCAAGATGAGGAACATAGAAATAGTGGAGCTGCTTCTGGACAAAGGGGCCAAAGTGTCTGCAGTGGACAAG AAAGGGGACACACCTCTTCATATCGCCATACGTGGACGGAGCCGGAGGCTGGCTGAGCTCCTCCTCCGTAACCCTAAAGATGGCCGCCTACTCTACCGCCCCAACAAGGCTGGAGAAACACCCTACAACATCGACTGCAGCCACCAGAAGAGCATCCTCACCCAGATCTTTGGAGCCC GACATCTGTCCCCCACAGAGTCAGATGGGGACATGCTGGGCTATGACCTGTACAGCAGTGCTTTAGCTGACATCCTGAGCGAGCCCACAATGCAGCCGCCCATCTGTGTGGGTCTGTACGCTCAGTGGGGCAGCGGCAAGTCCTTCCTGCTCAAGAAACTGGAGG ATGAGATGAAGACATTTGCAGGTCAGCAGGTGGAACCTTTGTTCCAGTTTTCCTGGCTGGTTGTGTTGTTATCACTCATGCTGTGCGGATCTGTAGCTCTAGTGCTCGGCTTTACTGTGGATCCTAAGCTGGCTATCGCCATCTCTCTCAGCATCCTAGCACTGCTTTACGTATTCTTCG TGGTTGTGTACTTTGGGAGCAGGCGTGAGGGCGAGAGCTGGAACTGGGCATGGGTCATTAGCACCCGTCTGGCCCGACACATCGGATACTTGGAGCTTCTGCTTAAACTCATGTTCGTCAACCCACCTGAACTGCCGGAGCAGACCACCCGTGCACTGCCTGTAAG GTTTTTGTTCACAGACTATAATAGGTTATCCAGTGTGGGTGGGGAGACGTCCATGGCTGAAATGATCGCTACTCTCTCGGATGcttgtgagagagagtttggctTTCTGGCCACCAGACTTTTCAGAGTCTTCAAAACTGAAGACACTCAAG GTAAAAATAAGTGGAAGAAGACATGTTGCATCCCATCCTTTGTCATCTTCCTCTTTATCCTGGCCTGCTTGATTATGGGGATGGCCCTCTTGGCAGTCTTCAAGGTGGATGGGCAAAACCAGACAGTGAATGCAGTGTTGGTTTCCATGGCGAGTGTAGTTGGGTTGGCGCTGGTGCTTAAGTGTCGCACCTGGTGGCAGGTGACGGATTCAGTGCTTAACTCCCAGAGGAAGAGGCTGCACAGTGCTGCCAACAAGATGCACAAGCTGAAGAGTGAGGGCTTTATGAAG GTCTTAAAGAATGAAGTGGAGCTCATGGCCAAGATGGCCAAGACAATAGACGGCTTCACCCAGAACCAGACGCGTCTAGTCGTCATCATCGATGGTCTGGACTCCTGCGAACAGGACAAAGTACTACAGATGCTTGACACG GTGAGGGTGCTGTTCTCCAAGGGTCCCTTCATCTCTGTCTTTGCCAGTGATCCTCACATCATCATCAAAGCCATAAACCAGAACCTCAACAGCGTGCTGCGGGACTCCAACATCAACGGCCATGATTACATGCGCAACATTGTTCACCTGCCCGTGTTCCTCAACAGCCGAGGCCTCAGCAGTGCAAAGAAGATGTGTGCACTACCTCCTGCTAATGGAGAGACGGGGAACTCTGAGG GCTGGCATGAGGAGTTGGACAGAAAATTGTCTCAGAACAGCCTGGGTGAACAGACAAAGTTTAGCAGTAAGACCACTCTAAACCGCAGG GATACTTACCGGCGTAGACAGATGCAGAGATCAGTCACACGTCAGATGTCCTTTGACCTCACCAAACTACTAGTCACTGAGGACTGGTTCAGTGACATCAGCCCTCAGACTATGAGGAGACTTCTCAACATTGTGTCAGTCACAG GCCGCTTGCTGAGGGCCAACCAGATACATTTTAATTGGGACCGGCTTGCATCTTGGATTAACCTAACTGAGCAGTGGCCATATCGCACATCCTGGCTCATACTCTACCTGGAGGAGACGGATGGCATCCCATATCAAACTACTCTGAAAGCCATCTATGAAAG AATCTCCAAGAATATTCCAACCACTAAAGATGTGGAGCCATTGTTGGAGATAGATGGAGATGCACGAAGCTTTGAAGTGTTCCTTTCTTCCCGTACACCAGTGCTTGCAGCTCGGGACATCCGTACCTTCCTCCCCTGCACGGTTAATTTAGATCCAAAACTCAGAGAGATCATTGCAG ATGTGCGTGCTGCCCGGGAGCAGGTGAACATGAGTGGTGTCACCTATCCCACAATGCCTTTGCAGGAGGGGCGCCCAGTATCCGTCTACAGTCAGCAGTCCTCGGCCTGCTCCCCTACTGCCTCCTTCAATGGCCCATATAACCAACCGGGTGTATCTCCTCAGCCCCACAGCGCCTATTTCAGTGGCATGGTCGGGCCACAGCACCCATTCTACAACAGG CCATATTTCCCCCATCATCTATACCAGCTGCCGCGGCAGTATGCTGGCAGCTCCCTCCCTGCTCATGTTCTTCCACGTCCATTCATTAAAACCAGCTATCTCAGGGACCCTAGCAATGGACCC GGTAAGGTACCATCTTTGAAAAAGAAGCAG GGCTCTGCTTCTGTGGTGTCAGCCACCCCTTCAATTCTCCTAGGCTCAATGAGCACAGATGTTGTGTGCGAACGTGTCAGACTTATCGAAGGCATTGACCAGAGCATGATGGCTCAGTATACTGCCACCATTAAGAAG GCTAACATAAATGGCAGAGTTCTGTCTCAATGTAACCTTGATGAGCTGAAGAAAGAGATGAACATGAATTTTGGAGATTGGCAGCTTTTCAGGACAACA GTGATGGAGCTCCGTCATGTGGAGAGCCAGATCCTACATGAGGAGGCTCCAAGTGAACAGGGCAGCAGCATGGCTGGTCATGTGGAGCCTTGCAGGCATACTGGAGCATCCGTTCAAAGAGGAGCTGGTAACACAGACTCCTCACCCATGTATAACTTTAACCTCAGCTTCGAGGAGCTCAGCAATGTGGGCTTGGATGAGCCTCCAAGGCAAGCCAACCCCACATGGACG GCCACAACTCACCGTACACCTAGCATGTCCAGCCTCAACTCTCAGGATTCCTCTAACGAAATTTGCCTGCTAACAGATAAGCAGCAGTTAGAGTACCGTAATGCCTATCAGGAATACATCTCTTCAATGGCTCAGCTTGAGATAGGAATGGAGAAGCCTGGCCCGCACTCTAACTCTGATGACAAGAGGAAAGATGGTGACCAGGATGGACGGAAATCTGTTTCAAAACGAGGGAGCAGCAAGTCAGCAACAGATAATACTGACTTCGCTTCAGCAGACACTTTAGATCCCATAACAGAAGAAGATGAGAAGGTTGATCATGGGTCATCAAAGGCTCTGTTGGGACGCAAGACATCTGGAGAGAAGGTGAGCCTCTTCCAGGGTGCCGATCTGAAGCTGAAGGCTGCTGCCGATGGTTTACGTTACCAGAAACTGACCAGTGATGATGAAGAGTCAGAGGAATCTGACAGTACCCCTCTGCTTAAGGATGGAAAGAAACCAGAGACTAAAGCCTCTGAGGCTGGTGATCGATCTTTGACCAAAGGTAAGGATTACCTTTCAGACAAGAAGGATTCATCTGACTCGGGTGTCCGCTCTAACGAAAGCTCGCCTAACCATTCTCTTCAAGACGAAGAAGCCGACCTTTCACAGTCTGAGAGGGCAAACCTAATCGAGCTGGATGAGGAGAATTCGACCCAAAAGAGAGAACTGCCTAGTAGTCTGAGTGGCCTACAAGACCCAGCTATCACCCGTATGTCCATCTGCTCTGAGGACCAGTGCAGTCTTCTGGCCAGCAGTCCTGAGGAGAGCTGGCCATCCTCCAAGAGCTACAACCTCAACCGAATACCCAGCAACACCACTATCAATAACAACACCAACACCCAACAGGGAAACAATGTTCGTCAGCCCACAGATAGCTCCAACACCACCACTGGCAGTGATGTCATCATAACTCCTGGTTCCAGCACCACTTCCACCACCACTCAAAATGAGAACATCCGTGTGGTGCATCTGAAGAGGGGGCTTAACCCTGGAGATCCCCCTGAAATCCTCAATGTGTCCTCTGAGATGGTCACCTTAGGCGAGGAACGAGAGAGCATCCTGTAG
- the LOC127623843 gene encoding kinase D-interacting substrate of 220 kDa B-like isoform X3, whose amino-acid sequence MDTTTSIKMTTLAIQNLFSYVEEENLAAVKTHLDKFKEVDGRSDNGQTPLMLASEQGSLEIVQELIRRGANVNLDDVDCWSALISAAKEGHVEVVKELLENSAYIEHRDMGGWTALTWASYKGRVEVATFLLESEANPNTTGQQYSVYPIIWAAGRGHAEIVKLLLEHGAKVNCSDKYGTTPLIWAARKGHYDCVMHLLENGADVDQEGANSMTALIVAVKGGYTEVVKELLKRNPNVNMTDKDGNTALMIAAKEGYTEIVQDLLDAGTYVNIPDRSGDTVLIGAVRGGHVEIVRALLHKYADIDIRGQENKTALYWAVEKGNATMVRDILQCNPDTETTTKDSETPLIKATKMRNIEIVELLLDKGAKVSAVDKKGDTPLHIAIRGRSRRLAELLLRNPKDGRLLYRPNKAGETPYNIDCSHQKSILTQIFGARHLSPTESDGDMLGYDLYSSALADILSEPTMQPPICVGLYAQWGSGKSFLLKKLEDEMKTFAGQQVEPLFQFSWLVVLLSLMLCGSVALVLGFTVDPKLAIAISLSILALLYVFFVVVYFGSRREGESWNWAWVISTRLARHIGYLELLLKLMFVNPPELPEQTTRALPVRFLFTDYNRLSSVGGETSMAEMIATLSDACEREFGFLATRLFRVFKTEDTQGKNKWKKTCCIPSFVIFLFILACLIMGMALLAVFKVDGQNQTVNAVLVSMASVVGLALVLKCRTWWQVTDSVLNSQRKRLHSAANKMHKLKSEGFMKVLKNEVELMAKMAKTIDGFTQNQTRLVVIIDGLDSCEQDKVLQMLDTVRVLFSKGPFISVFASDPHIIIKAINQNLNSVLRDSNINGHDYMRNIVHLPVFLNSRGLSSAKKMCALPPANGETGNSEGWHEELDRKLSQNSLGEQTKFSSKTTLNRRDTYRRRQMQRSVTRQMSFDLTKLLVTEDWFSDISPQTMRRLLNIVSVTGRLLRANQIHFNWDRLASWINLTEQWPYRTSWLILYLEETDGIPYQTTLKAIYERISKNIPTTKDVEPLLEIDGDARSFEVFLSSRTPVLAARDIRTFLPCTVNLDPKLREIIADVRAAREQVNMSGVTYPTMPLQEGRPVSVYSQQSSACSPTASFNGPYNQPGVSPQPHSAYFSGMVGPQHPFYNRPYFPHHLYQLPRQYAGSSLPAHVLPRPFIKTSYLRDPSNGPGSASVVSATPSILLGSMSTDVVCERVRLIEGIDQSMMAQYTATIKKANINGRVLSQCNLDELKKEMNMNFGDWQLFRTTVMELRHVESQILHEEAPSEQGSSMAGHVEPCRHTGASVQRGAGNTDSSPMYNFNLSFEELSNVGLDEPPRQANPTWTATTHRTPSMSSLNSQDSSNEICLLTDKQQLEYRNAYQEYISSMAQLEIGMEKPGPHSNSDDKRKDGDQDGRKSVSKRGSSKSATDNTDFASADTLDPITEEDEKVDHGSSKALLGRKTSGEKVSLFQGADLKLKAAADGLRYQKLTSDDEESEESDSTPLLKDGKKPETKASEAGDRSLTKGKDYLSDKKDSSDSGVRSNESSPNHSLQDEEADLSQSERANLIELDEENSTQKRELPSSLSGLQDPAITRMSICSEDQCSLLASSPEESWPSSKSYNLNRIPSNTTINNNTNTQQGNNVRQPTDSSNTTTGSDVIITPGSSTTSTTTQNENIRVVHLKRGLNPGDPPEILNVSSEMVTLGEERESIL is encoded by the exons ATGGACACCACAACCTCTATCAAGATGACCACTCTGGCCATCCAAAACCTCTTCAGCTATGTAGAGGAAGAGAACCTGGCAGCTGTAAAAACCCATCTGGACAAATTCAAAGAGGTGGATGGTCGAAGTGAT AATGGACAGACTCCTCTGATGTTGGCCTCagagcagggcagtcttgagataGTTCAAGAGCTCATTCGAAGGGGAGCAAATGTCAACTTGGACGATGTG GACTGCTGGTCTGCTCTGATCTCTGCAGCTAAGGAGGGGCATGTGGAGGTGGTGAAAGAGCTGCTGGAAAACAGTGCTTATATTGAGCACAGAGACATG GGGGGTTGGACCGCCCTTACTTGGGCTTCATATAAAGGCAGAGTTGAAGTAGCCACGTTCCTACTGGAGAGCGAGGCGAACCCAAACACCACTGGACAG CAATACAGTGTGTACCCCATTATCTGGGCAGCCGGTAGAGGTCATGCAGAGATTGTTAAGCTCTTGCTAGAGCATGGAGCCAAAGTCAACTGCTCTGATAAG TATGGCACCACCCCACTAATCTGGGCGGCTAGAAAGGGACACTACGACTGTGTGATGCACCTGTTGGAGAATGGAGCTGATGTTGACCAGGAGGGGGCG AATTCCATGACGGCACTGATAGTGGCTGTGAAGGGAGGTTACACAGAGGTGGTCAAAGAACTTCTGAAGAGGAACCCTAACGTGAACATGACAGATAAGGATGGCAACACAGCCCTGATGATCGCAGCTAAAGAGGGTTATACTGAGATTGTGCAGGACCTGCTAGATGCCGGCACATATGTCAACATCCCTGACAGG AGCGGTGACACAGTGCTGATTGGAGCTGTGAGAGGGGGGCATGTTGAGATTGTGAGAGCACTGCTGCATAAGTATGCAGATATCGACATCAGAGGACAG GAAAATAAGACTGCTCTGTACTGGGCTGTAGAGAAAGGTAATGCAACCATGGTCCGAGATATACTGCAGTGTAATCCGGACACAGAGACAACCACTAAG GATTCTGAGACTCCTTTAATCAAAGCTACCAAGATGAGGAACATAGAAATAGTGGAGCTGCTTCTGGACAAAGGGGCCAAAGTGTCTGCAGTGGACAAG AAAGGGGACACACCTCTTCATATCGCCATACGTGGACGGAGCCGGAGGCTGGCTGAGCTCCTCCTCCGTAACCCTAAAGATGGCCGCCTACTCTACCGCCCCAACAAGGCTGGAGAAACACCCTACAACATCGACTGCAGCCACCAGAAGAGCATCCTCACCCAGATCTTTGGAGCCC GACATCTGTCCCCCACAGAGTCAGATGGGGACATGCTGGGCTATGACCTGTACAGCAGTGCTTTAGCTGACATCCTGAGCGAGCCCACAATGCAGCCGCCCATCTGTGTGGGTCTGTACGCTCAGTGGGGCAGCGGCAAGTCCTTCCTGCTCAAGAAACTGGAGG ATGAGATGAAGACATTTGCAGGTCAGCAGGTGGAACCTTTGTTCCAGTTTTCCTGGCTGGTTGTGTTGTTATCACTCATGCTGTGCGGATCTGTAGCTCTAGTGCTCGGCTTTACTGTGGATCCTAAGCTGGCTATCGCCATCTCTCTCAGCATCCTAGCACTGCTTTACGTATTCTTCG TGGTTGTGTACTTTGGGAGCAGGCGTGAGGGCGAGAGCTGGAACTGGGCATGGGTCATTAGCACCCGTCTGGCCCGACACATCGGATACTTGGAGCTTCTGCTTAAACTCATGTTCGTCAACCCACCTGAACTGCCGGAGCAGACCACCCGTGCACTGCCTGTAAG GTTTTTGTTCACAGACTATAATAGGTTATCCAGTGTGGGTGGGGAGACGTCCATGGCTGAAATGATCGCTACTCTCTCGGATGcttgtgagagagagtttggctTTCTGGCCACCAGACTTTTCAGAGTCTTCAAAACTGAAGACACTCAAG GTAAAAATAAGTGGAAGAAGACATGTTGCATCCCATCCTTTGTCATCTTCCTCTTTATCCTGGCCTGCTTGATTATGGGGATGGCCCTCTTGGCAGTCTTCAAGGTGGATGGGCAAAACCAGACAGTGAATGCAGTGTTGGTTTCCATGGCGAGTGTAGTTGGGTTGGCGCTGGTGCTTAAGTGTCGCACCTGGTGGCAGGTGACGGATTCAGTGCTTAACTCCCAGAGGAAGAGGCTGCACAGTGCTGCCAACAAGATGCACAAGCTGAAGAGTGAGGGCTTTATGAAG GTCTTAAAGAATGAAGTGGAGCTCATGGCCAAGATGGCCAAGACAATAGACGGCTTCACCCAGAACCAGACGCGTCTAGTCGTCATCATCGATGGTCTGGACTCCTGCGAACAGGACAAAGTACTACAGATGCTTGACACG GTGAGGGTGCTGTTCTCCAAGGGTCCCTTCATCTCTGTCTTTGCCAGTGATCCTCACATCATCATCAAAGCCATAAACCAGAACCTCAACAGCGTGCTGCGGGACTCCAACATCAACGGCCATGATTACATGCGCAACATTGTTCACCTGCCCGTGTTCCTCAACAGCCGAGGCCTCAGCAGTGCAAAGAAGATGTGTGCACTACCTCCTGCTAATGGAGAGACGGGGAACTCTGAGG GCTGGCATGAGGAGTTGGACAGAAAATTGTCTCAGAACAGCCTGGGTGAACAGACAAAGTTTAGCAGTAAGACCACTCTAAACCGCAGG GATACTTACCGGCGTAGACAGATGCAGAGATCAGTCACACGTCAGATGTCCTTTGACCTCACCAAACTACTAGTCACTGAGGACTGGTTCAGTGACATCAGCCCTCAGACTATGAGGAGACTTCTCAACATTGTGTCAGTCACAG GCCGCTTGCTGAGGGCCAACCAGATACATTTTAATTGGGACCGGCTTGCATCTTGGATTAACCTAACTGAGCAGTGGCCATATCGCACATCCTGGCTCATACTCTACCTGGAGGAGACGGATGGCATCCCATATCAAACTACTCTGAAAGCCATCTATGAAAG AATCTCCAAGAATATTCCAACCACTAAAGATGTGGAGCCATTGTTGGAGATAGATGGAGATGCACGAAGCTTTGAAGTGTTCCTTTCTTCCCGTACACCAGTGCTTGCAGCTCGGGACATCCGTACCTTCCTCCCCTGCACGGTTAATTTAGATCCAAAACTCAGAGAGATCATTGCAG ATGTGCGTGCTGCCCGGGAGCAGGTGAACATGAGTGGTGTCACCTATCCCACAATGCCTTTGCAGGAGGGGCGCCCAGTATCCGTCTACAGTCAGCAGTCCTCGGCCTGCTCCCCTACTGCCTCCTTCAATGGCCCATATAACCAACCGGGTGTATCTCCTCAGCCCCACAGCGCCTATTTCAGTGGCATGGTCGGGCCACAGCACCCATTCTACAACAGG CCATATTTCCCCCATCATCTATACCAGCTGCCGCGGCAGTATGCTGGCAGCTCCCTCCCTGCTCATGTTCTTCCACGTCCATTCATTAAAACCAGCTATCTCAGGGACCCTAGCAATGGACCC GGCTCTGCTTCTGTGGTGTCAGCCACCCCTTCAATTCTCCTAGGCTCAATGAGCACAGATGTTGTGTGCGAACGTGTCAGACTTATCGAAGGCATTGACCAGAGCATGATGGCTCAGTATACTGCCACCATTAAGAAG GCTAACATAAATGGCAGAGTTCTGTCTCAATGTAACCTTGATGAGCTGAAGAAAGAGATGAACATGAATTTTGGAGATTGGCAGCTTTTCAGGACAACA GTGATGGAGCTCCGTCATGTGGAGAGCCAGATCCTACATGAGGAGGCTCCAAGTGAACAGGGCAGCAGCATGGCTGGTCATGTGGAGCCTTGCAGGCATACTGGAGCATCCGTTCAAAGAGGAGCTGGTAACACAGACTCCTCACCCATGTATAACTTTAACCTCAGCTTCGAGGAGCTCAGCAATGTGGGCTTGGATGAGCCTCCAAGGCAAGCCAACCCCACATGGACG GCCACAACTCACCGTACACCTAGCATGTCCAGCCTCAACTCTCAGGATTCCTCTAACGAAATTTGCCTGCTAACAGATAAGCAGCAGTTAGAGTACCGTAATGCCTATCAGGAATACATCTCTTCAATGGCTCAGCTTGAGATAGGAATGGAGAAGCCTGGCCCGCACTCTAACTCTGATGACAAGAGGAAAGATGGTGACCAGGATGGACGGAAATCTGTTTCAAAACGAGGGAGCAGCAAGTCAGCAACAGATAATACTGACTTCGCTTCAGCAGACACTTTAGATCCCATAACAGAAGAAGATGAGAAGGTTGATCATGGGTCATCAAAGGCTCTGTTGGGACGCAAGACATCTGGAGAGAAGGTGAGCCTCTTCCAGGGTGCCGATCTGAAGCTGAAGGCTGCTGCCGATGGTTTACGTTACCAGAAACTGACCAGTGATGATGAAGAGTCAGAGGAATCTGACAGTACCCCTCTGCTTAAGGATGGAAAGAAACCAGAGACTAAAGCCTCTGAGGCTGGTGATCGATCTTTGACCAAAGGTAAGGATTACCTTTCAGACAAGAAGGATTCATCTGACTCGGGTGTCCGCTCTAACGAAAGCTCGCCTAACCATTCTCTTCAAGACGAAGAAGCCGACCTTTCACAGTCTGAGAGGGCAAACCTAATCGAGCTGGATGAGGAGAATTCGACCCAAAAGAGAGAACTGCCTAGTAGTCTGAGTGGCCTACAAGACCCAGCTATCACCCGTATGTCCATCTGCTCTGAGGACCAGTGCAGTCTTCTGGCCAGCAGTCCTGAGGAGAGCTGGCCATCCTCCAAGAGCTACAACCTCAACCGAATACCCAGCAACACCACTATCAATAACAACACCAACACCCAACAGGGAAACAATGTTCGTCAGCCCACAGATAGCTCCAACACCACCACTGGCAGTGATGTCATCATAACTCCTGGTTCCAGCACCACTTCCACCACCACTCAAAATGAGAACATCCGTGTGGTGCATCTGAAGAGGGGGCTTAACCCTGGAGATCCCCCTGAAATCCTCAATGTGTCCTCTGAGATGGTCACCTTAGGCGAGGAACGAGAGAGCATCCTGTAG